The following are encoded together in the Oncorhynchus nerka isolate Pitt River linkage group LG25, Oner_Uvic_2.0, whole genome shotgun sequence genome:
- the LOC115109136 gene encoding arrestin domain-containing protein 2-like isoform X2: MTFNTIKRFKLEFDGPGDAVYASSEILSGKVVLELNGDTKVDSMKVLGRGVATAHWLENRSGGMNAVYNDYTSKISYFRKRQHLIRDNGEHTLLSAGRHEFPFSFQLPEETLVTSFEGKHGSIRYWVKVKLHRPWATVRKIKKEFTVIEPIDINTPALLAPQAGTKDKMARVWYRNFGQVSITAKIDRKGYTPGEVIPVFAEFDNATSRSVVPKAYITQTQTFIARGTMKQKQAVVATLSGDVVGAQRRETWHGRAIKIPPVGPSILQCRIIKVEYMLRVCVDVPGTSKLCLELPLVMGTIPLHPFGSRTSSVSSQYSVNLEWLRMAIPEQPEPPPDYSSVVTDEEAERNITAPHPEEDLSGIMEHPLRAFVQEFRFRPPPVYCEIDPNPQPLNMRRRCMTC, translated from the exons ATGACTTTCAATACTATCAAACGTTTTAAGCTGGAGTTCGACGGACCGGGCGATGCTGTGTATGCCAGCAGCGAGATACTGTCCGGAAAGGTCGTTTTGGAGCTCAACGGGGATACAAAAGTGGACTCCATGAAGGTCCTTGGAAGAGGGGTTGCCACTGCCCACTGGCTTGAGAATCGCAGTGGAGGCATGAATGCCGTTTACAACGACTACACCTCCAAGATCAGTTACTTCAGGAAGAGGCAACATCTCATCCGAG ATAATGGCGAGCACACCCTCCTCTCTGCTGGAAGACATGAATTCCCATTTAGTTTCCAGTTGCCTGAAGA GACACTGGTGACATCCTTCGAAGGCAAGCACGGCAGCATCCGCTACTGGGTGAAAGTGAAGCTGCATAGGCCCTGGGCTACAGTGAGGAAGATCAAGAAGGAGTTCACAGTCATCGAGCCCATTGACATTAACACACCAGCCTTATTGGCTCCCCAAGCTGGCACTAAAGACAAGATGGCACGGGTGTGGTACCGCAATTTTGGACAGGTGTCAATAACCGCTAAGATCGATCGTAAAGGTTACACACCAG GTGAGGTGATTCCTGTATTTGCTGAATTTGACAATGCCACCTCACGCTCTGTGGTGCCTAAGGCCTACATCACACAGACGCAGACGTTCATCGCCCGGGGCACCATGAAGCAGAAGCAAGCGGTGGTGGCCACGCTTAGTGGTGATGTGGTGGGCGCCCAGCGCAGGGAGACCTGGCATGGTCGCGCCATCAAGATCCCTCCTGTTGGGCCCTCCATCCTGCAGTGCCGCATCATCAAAGTGGAATACATGCTCAGG GTGTGTGTGGATGTTCCTGGGACCTCCAAGCTGTGCCTAGAGCTGCCCCTGGTCATGGGCaccatccccctccatccctttGGTAGCCGCACCTCCAGCGTCAGCAGCCAGTACAGTGTTAACCTGGAATGGCTCCGCATGGCCATCCCCGAGCAGCCTGAGC CTCCTCCTGACTACAGCTCTGTGGTGACGGATGAGGAGGCTGAGCGGAACATTACGGCCCCCCATCCTGAGGAGGACCTCAGTGGGATTATGGAGCACCCTCTCAGGGCCTTTGTCCAGGAGTTCCGCTTCCGACCTCCTCCGGTGTACTGCGAG ATCGACCCAAATCCTCAGCCCCTCAACATGAGACGTCGCTGCATGACGTGTTGA
- the LOC115109136 gene encoding arrestin domain-containing protein 2-like isoform X1 → MIFDKLKRLYIVFDSPEIDSPPVFSSGDVVSGKVVLNLSGESKVQSLKLHAEGFAKVHWTESRSAGSSTAYTQNYSDEVEYLNRREVLLQADNGEHTLLSAGRHEFPFSFQLPEETLVTSFEGKHGSIRYWVKVKLHRPWATVRKIKKEFTVIEPIDINTPALLAPQAGTKDKMARVWYRNFGQVSITAKIDRKGYTPGEVIPVFAEFDNATSRSVVPKAYITQTQTFIARGTMKQKQAVVATLSGDVVGAQRRETWHGRAIKIPPVGPSILQCRIIKVEYMLRVCVDVPGTSKLCLELPLVMGTIPLHPFGSRTSSVSSQYSVNLEWLRMAIPEQPEPPPDYSSVVTDEEAERNITAPHPEEDLSGIMEHPLRAFVQEFRFRPPPVYCEIDPNPQPLNMRRRCMTC, encoded by the exons ATGATTTTCGACAAATTGAAAAGGTTGTACATCGTCTTCGACTCTCCAGAAATCGATTCCCCTCCAGTTTTCAGCAGTGGGGACGTGGTGTCTGGAAAAGTTGTTTTGAACCTTTCAGGTGAAAGTAAAGTGCAGTCGTTGAAGTTGCACGCAGAAGGTTTTGCGAAAGTGCATTGGACCGAATCTCGTTCGGCTGGGTCCAGTACTGCCTATACTCAAAACTACAGCGACGAAGTGGAGTATCTCAACAGGAGAGAAGTTCTTCTGCAAGCAG ATAATGGCGAGCACACCCTCCTCTCTGCTGGAAGACATGAATTCCCATTTAGTTTCCAGTTGCCTGAAGA GACACTGGTGACATCCTTCGAAGGCAAGCACGGCAGCATCCGCTACTGGGTGAAAGTGAAGCTGCATAGGCCCTGGGCTACAGTGAGGAAGATCAAGAAGGAGTTCACAGTCATCGAGCCCATTGACATTAACACACCAGCCTTATTGGCTCCCCAAGCTGGCACTAAAGACAAGATGGCACGGGTGTGGTACCGCAATTTTGGACAGGTGTCAATAACCGCTAAGATCGATCGTAAAGGTTACACACCAG GTGAGGTGATTCCTGTATTTGCTGAATTTGACAATGCCACCTCACGCTCTGTGGTGCCTAAGGCCTACATCACACAGACGCAGACGTTCATCGCCCGGGGCACCATGAAGCAGAAGCAAGCGGTGGTGGCCACGCTTAGTGGTGATGTGGTGGGCGCCCAGCGCAGGGAGACCTGGCATGGTCGCGCCATCAAGATCCCTCCTGTTGGGCCCTCCATCCTGCAGTGCCGCATCATCAAAGTGGAATACATGCTCAGG GTGTGTGTGGATGTTCCTGGGACCTCCAAGCTGTGCCTAGAGCTGCCCCTGGTCATGGGCaccatccccctccatccctttGGTAGCCGCACCTCCAGCGTCAGCAGCCAGTACAGTGTTAACCTGGAATGGCTCCGCATGGCCATCCCCGAGCAGCCTGAGC CTCCTCCTGACTACAGCTCTGTGGTGACGGATGAGGAGGCTGAGCGGAACATTACGGCCCCCCATCCTGAGGAGGACCTCAGTGGGATTATGGAGCACCCTCTCAGGGCCTTTGTCCAGGAGTTCCGCTTCCGACCTCCTCCGGTGTACTGCGAG ATCGACCCAAATCCTCAGCCCCTCAACATGAGACGTCGCTGCATGACGTGTTGA